A genomic region of Brevibacillus sp. JNUCC-41 contains the following coding sequences:
- a CDS encoding MBL fold metallo-hydrolase, with the protein MQTLQHLSKHIAYLTPVQETDRPVLAAITGNKKTLIIDAGNSVRHAQLFKDELLRHDISGNFLVLTHSHWDHVFGLENIKIPVICQEKTYTNMKDMQQLSWEDQALDQRVEEGTEILFCADAIKLEHGTNREITFPLPDIIFEKTMTIDLGNITCIIEHVGGDHAKDSCIIYVQEEKTLFLGDCLYANLYAEKWNYTAEQASLLIKKIEAYDAETYILSHHARPCSRQEMEAELKLMKECARTVVKHRGNQDLMEQELAKELKRDLTEDELETVRFFVNGYVE; encoded by the coding sequence ATGCAAACATTACAGCACCTATCGAAACATATTGCCTATCTGACGCCAGTTCAGGAAACCGATCGCCCGGTACTTGCCGCCATTACGGGAAACAAGAAAACGCTCATCATCGATGCCGGTAACTCTGTCAGGCATGCACAGCTCTTTAAGGACGAATTGCTTCGGCATGATATAAGCGGGAATTTCCTCGTTCTTACCCATTCACACTGGGACCATGTATTCGGGCTGGAGAATATCAAGATTCCGGTGATTTGTCAGGAAAAAACATACACGAACATGAAAGATATGCAGCAGCTTTCATGGGAAGATCAAGCCCTTGATCAACGGGTCGAAGAAGGGACGGAGATTCTCTTTTGCGCCGATGCAATCAAATTGGAACATGGGACGAATAGAGAGATTACCTTCCCCCTGCCTGATATCATCTTTGAAAAAACGATGACGATCGATCTCGGCAATATAACCTGTATCATTGAACATGTTGGCGGCGACCATGCCAAAGATTCCTGCATCATTTATGTACAAGAAGAAAAAACGTTATTTCTGGGAGATTGCCTTTATGCCAATCTTTATGCTGAAAAGTGGAATTATACGGCTGAACAGGCTTCACTTCTCATTAAGAAAATTGAAGCCTATGATGCCGAAACATATATCCTCTCCCATCATGCTCGGCCTTGCTCGAGACAGGAGATGGAGGCGGAGTTAAAGCTAATGAAAGAATGTGCCAGAACCGTGGTCAAGCATCGGGGAAACCAAGATTTAATGGAGCAGGAATTGGCTAAAGAATTAAAGAGGGATTTAACCGAGGACGAGCTCGAAACGGTTAGATTTTTCGTGAATGGCTATGTTGAGTGA
- a CDS encoding phospholipase D-like domain-containing protein, translated as MTVKTAIIGFLIVLLLYFLYVVVTAVVLFPKAEKKENRPIKHVSEYMGEKESTVDRVLLLEDGYESGLARMRMIQEAQHSINIAYYAFGKGKSTELIIGALIEAADRGVKVRILLDGISHGLRGQLSSARYALASHENIELRYYETVKPFKPWTWHNRLHDKIIIVDGKLGIIGGRNIADKYLASKPPKNYVYDRDVLIFNAKEEKDSVIVEMKVYMNELWNHPYTSDVFSNLSKRQTEKGKRERDALVKQYSAALQTEADFVHPAVDWSKATTPTKKVSFIHNPIERFNKYPFVWRSLLDIAANANQSVIIQSPYIVPADALKQYVPKKLDSKADWTILTNSTASTPNVIAFSGYLARRDSIVETGARLYEYSKPYSLHGKSVVYDQRLSAVGSYNLDSRSAFLNTESMVVIDSEAFAEQLTVAIESKMLNSTLIADNKKYIELPEDQKKEESFFKATFLNALSKITVYLNRFI; from the coding sequence ATGACTGTAAAAACGGCAATAATAGGGTTTCTGATCGTTCTTCTATTATATTTCCTTTATGTAGTGGTGACTGCAGTGGTTCTTTTCCCCAAAGCAGAAAAAAAAGAAAATAGGCCGATTAAACATGTGAGTGAATATATGGGTGAGAAGGAATCCACCGTGGATCGTGTCCTGCTTCTCGAAGACGGCTATGAGTCGGGACTCGCTCGGATGCGAATGATCCAGGAAGCCCAGCATTCAATCAATATTGCCTACTATGCTTTTGGAAAAGGCAAATCAACCGAACTTATTATTGGAGCCTTGATCGAAGCGGCTGACAGAGGTGTCAAAGTCCGAATTCTTTTGGATGGAATATCTCATGGACTCAGAGGTCAATTAAGCAGTGCCCGTTATGCCTTGGCCTCGCATGAAAACATTGAATTAAGATATTACGAAACCGTTAAGCCATTTAAGCCGTGGACCTGGCATAATCGCCTTCATGACAAAATCATCATTGTAGATGGGAAGTTGGGCATCATCGGAGGGAGAAATATCGCCGATAAGTATTTAGCCAGCAAGCCGCCGAAGAATTATGTCTATGACAGGGATGTGCTCATTTTCAATGCTAAAGAGGAAAAAGATAGTGTAATCGTTGAAATGAAGGTCTATATGAATGAATTATGGAACCATCCGTATACGAGCGATGTCTTTTCAAACCTTTCGAAAAGGCAAACGGAAAAAGGGAAACGTGAAAGAGATGCATTGGTGAAACAATACAGCGCAGCTTTGCAAACTGAAGCCGATTTCGTTCATCCAGCCGTCGATTGGAGCAAGGCTACAACACCTACTAAAAAAGTGTCCTTCATTCATAATCCAATCGAACGTTTCAATAAATACCCTTTTGTGTGGAGATCTTTATTGGATATTGCGGCGAATGCCAATCAATCGGTAATTATTCAAAGTCCCTATATTGTTCCCGCGGATGCTTTGAAGCAATATGTACCGAAGAAGCTGGATTCAAAGGCTGATTGGACGATACTTACCAACTCTACGGCATCAACCCCGAATGTGATCGCTTTTTCCGGATACTTGGCGCGTAGGGATAGTATCGTTGAAACGGGGGCAAGGCTTTATGAATATTCAAAGCCTTATTCTTTGCATGGTAAATCGGTTGTCTATGATCAACGATTAAGTGCAGTGGGTTCCTACAATTTGGATTCTCGATCTGCCTTTTTAAATACAGAATCGATGGTGGTCATCGATAGTGAAGCATTTGCCGAGCAGCTGACAGTGGCGATCGAGTCGAAAATGTTGAATAGTACACTCATTGCTGACAATAAAAAATATATAGAACTGCCTGAAGATCAGAAAAAGGAAGAGTCTTTTTTTAAAGCCACCTTTTTAAATGCCCTCTCGAAAATTACCGTATATTTGAATAGGTTCATTTAA